The window AGCATCTTAACCATGGAGGCCCTCGAGCACACTCTGACCAAGAACCCCGAGCCTCTGCAGCAATTCTCCGCGCTCCGAGACTTTTCGGGAGAGAACATTGCTTTCCTCACAAGTGTCAAGGAATGGAAGGCCACCTACTTTCCCGCAAccaaatcatcatcagaaAAGGACGACGGTCTTGCTGTCAAGGAGCTGCCCCGCGAGTGCTTCGAAAGCGCGCTCAAGATCTACGTCGAGTTCATCAGCGCAACCCACGCCGAGTTCCAGATCAATCTCTCCTCCACAGACTTCAAGAGCCTCCAGACTGTGTTTGAACACGCCGCGCGAGTCATTTGCGGCAGCGaacgtagcagcagcaccgatCCCTGCACTCCTTTCGATGACACTCCCCATCGCGTGGACTCTGAGAGCACTCTCAACATTGTTCGCTACTGGGGCGAGGTCCCTGAGGAGTTCAGCGAGAACGtctttgacgatgccgagCTGAGCATCAAGTACCTAGTTCTTACAAACACATGGCCCAAGTTCATCAAGGAGAGGCGGTCCTTTGACATGGCCAGCACCATTGAGGCTGGCAACAACTAAGCACGCAAGCACATACTACcgacaaaaaaaatgtcAATACTCTAGGACTATATATCGCATCTTTTCAAGCGAAAAATAATTCTCTTATTTGTGGGACAAGTATACAGGCTAGGAAATGGTTACTCTTTCactcttcccttcttttcattcttcgTTTTAACGCGCAAGAAGACTATTTTATCTTATTACTTTTTCAATCCTATCATCAGACGTGGGCGCTGCGAGTGTGAATTTATTATTACATGGTTATGACTGGGGGTCGGTTTGAGCGTTTGAGACAATGCTATGAATACCTCTAGCAAATGATATCCGCTTCTCATAGCAAAAATAACAAGAATTAATTAATACCCTCACCGCTCTCAGCCATTGTGATGACGACAACTTGAGCTGGTTGTTTCTGTCCCGGAAATACTTCTTTCAAGGGTACCTTGTTACTTTCTCAGGGCACAAGCAACTCACCATTTCGCTTGACTGTGTGCAAGTGGAGAAGAGGATCCGCAGCACGAAACGCGCTCAATTGACCGTCTCGATTAGATTGGGCTGAGTTCTCCTTTTGCGGAAGGAGATGAGCAAATCTACGCCCTTGTGGTTGATGCGATTTTATGAATATCGATTTGCCGATCGATGGAGATTTCGATATGTGATGAGTGGTTTCGTCGCCACGATCGCGGAATTGGGGCTGATCGCCGATTTACAGAGGGTTATTTTGGGCAATAAAAATCACAGTCATCAAGTCATCATTAAATGAGTAAAAAGTGTTGTTCCTAACAGAGTAGATACTTCTACTAAAGTATGCACGTGTGCGTGAATCAGGTTCTAGGAAGTGACACTCTAATTGTGTCGGTAAAGACGTACTATAGTAGcaattttatttataaacaCAGTTGCTTTATAGATGCGTTTGCAATTGGTCCGACATTAGCTGCAAAGCGACTTCTATATAGAGTACGAAAGCTATTAATTTAAACGATCAAGTCTATAAAGAAGTATGAACAAGTctagaaagaaagaaaaaaggaaaagaattataagcATCGTAACATATGGGCTTCTCATCAAATATGTCCGGGTATCTATATGACAACCACCTGCCATCTCCCTCATCTCGCAACTTCCCAGAAGAATTACGTCCCAGTCATAGGCACTGCCGCGAAATTCGAATTAAACGACGTCATAAACTCGGGCCAAAGCGCATCCTCAAACTCATACTCCTGCCAGAACACAGCGTCCGAGCCCTGAAGCAAATCGTCCggaggctgctgttgcaCCTCAGACAtggacggctgctgctccaaagGTATTCGCGTTAGATACCACTGTCGAATCCACCGAAGCTTGAAACTCAGTCTGCAAAACTGGGCATCGCCTCCGTCTAAAAGGCGTCGCCTGCGACCAGCTTCCTTGGCCCAGgtatctgcttcttcaaaccGCTCGCTAAGACGCTTCGTCACGTCCGCAAAGTCGAGCTTTCTGCGGGCCATGACTGGTTGCCAGTCGATGGATGGATCCAAGAGGAGCAGGCGAGAGCTGGTTACAATGGCAAAAGCTAGCAGTCCTGTAACTGAGGCAGGCAGACCGGGCAACTCGTTAGGGTGAATAGCGAAAAGGGCATCGAAGAAATCGACAGCGGCGAGCAGGCATTTCCAAATGGTATCAAAGCGCTGCAATGGCTCTGGATGTAAAGAACCCATTTCGACAGTGTTAGGAGACTGCGTGGGGATGGCTGGCTCGGCGAGGCGCATCAGAGTAACATGGTAATACGCCTTGAATAGGTCTTTCATGATAGCTGGTCAGCAACAGGCATCGAAAAAGGAGTTGACATGTGTAGATGGAACTTACGTCTGTTCTTAACACTTTCAGGTTGCATGCAGATGAATTCGTAAAGCTCTCGGCGAACGTTGTTGATGACCATGTCCAGGGGCGACAAGTAGGCGCTGGATCCAGCGTCAACCACATCAAACCCAGGAAGCATGCTATAGGCACGATCAGCAACGCGCTGCATCCTGACCAGTGCCACCAGAAACATGTCTGAGTCTAGAGGAGACTCTGCCATCGACTCGCAGCATTGTGAAAGATGGTTGTTCCAAGGAAAAGTAGTTCCTCGTTTGAACAAGGCGGAGATGCTGTAAGTCGTTAGCATAATCACCAGCCAGCAAGCCAAAGTAGAAGGCACAAAAGAGTATCCTTACAGTGACGTAGCATGATAAAGTCCCAAAACAGCCCGTTTCTCATCGGCAGAATGGCTTTTAACTTTGGGCGCACATTTGTTGAGTGTCGCCCAGGCCTCTCCCAACAGAGACTTGGGATGCAATCTGGTAGTTTCCGGTGACTTGTCCAGCTTCAAGTCCATAGCCAGCGCAGTGGCTAAATGCACAAAGTTTGTCGCTTCTGTCCTCATGTAGAAATGGAAATCGGCCCTATCATTATCCCAATCCTTAGCATGACCAACCCAGCATTTGAACAACAGGTTACGTTTCAGACTTACCAAGCCAGGTGAATAAGAATAGCCTGCAAA is drawn from Trichoderma atroviride chromosome 7, complete sequence and contains these coding sequences:
- a CDS encoding uncharacterized protein (EggNog:ENOG41) — its product is MDGFSAAQANDTGIATQPSEIGSGSRPAVAEPPKTRACANCARLKMKCRWPASGAGHLQDTSCIRCGRMKIPCHVPAPVQRRKRGKSTRVAQLEKKIDSLVSMIACTQQLQTSGTPPLTPESHDTTIANDVSNISQPQDAVHKSQSTQAAPKVPHFPLAIPSDSSTTFQLIPGFSFTLEETQSYFNIYRREFMPNYPFVIIPEDMDPRHLYATSRCLFWTIMAAVAPQSSATQQGVENWFRQYIADRMVVKQEKNLALLQAILIHLAWADFHFYMRTEATNFVHLATALAMDLKLDKSPETTRLHPKSLLGEAWATLNKCAPKVKSHSADEKRAVLGLYHATSLISALFKRGTTFPWNNHLSQCCESMAESPLDSDMFLVALVRMQRVADRAYSMLPGFDVVDAGSSAYLSPLDMVINNVRRELYEFICMQPESVKNRHLFKAYYHVTLMRLAEPAIPTQSPNTVEMGSLHPEPLQRFDTIWKCLLAAVDFFDALFAIHPNELPGLPASVTGLLAFAIVTSSRLLLLDPSIDWQPVMARRKLDFADVTKRLSERFEEADTWAKEAGRRRRLLDGGDAQFCRLSFKLRWIRQWYLTRIPLEQQPSMSEVQQQPPDDLLQGSDAVFWQEYEFEDALWPEFMTSFNSNFAAVPMTGT